The genomic window CAATTCCCTCAATTTTGGCTTAGTCATTAAAAATATGCTAAAAAAGTGATGTTTTTTATCATTCAAACAACACAAATTTGAAACACTCAGGTATGATTAGCCCATATAATATATTATTAACAAACTTGACAAAATGCTCATTGATTAACTCAATGCTTTGTTGAGAATAAAAGAGATTAATTCTCTTTTTATAACACTTTAGGATATTTAGATCTTATGTTTAAAAAATTACGCGGCATGTTTTCTAATGATTTATCAATAGATTTAGGAACGGCGAACACTCTTATTTATGTAAAAGACCAAGGCATCGTTTTGAATGAGCCTTCGGTGGTTGCTATTCGCCAAGACCGCTCTGGTGGTTCAAAAAGTGTAGCCGCAGTAGGTTCTGCTGCAAAACAAATGCTGGGCAGAACGCCAGGTAATATTGAAGCTATTCGCCCAATGAAAGATGGTGTTATCGCTAACTTTTTTGTTACTGAAAAAATGCTGCAATACTTTATTAAACAAGTTCACAGTAATAATTTTTTACGCCCAAGTCCTCGTGTACTTGTTTGTGTTCCTTGCGGCTCTACTCAAGTTGAACGTCGCGCTATTCGTGAGTCTGCACTTGGTGCTGGCGCCCGTGAAGTTTATCTTATTGACGAACCAATGGCTGCGGCTATTGGTGCAGGTATGCCAGTTTCAGAAGCTACAGGTTCGATGGTAGTTGATATTGGTGGTGGTACCACTGAAGTCGGTATTATTTCATTGAACGGTGTGGTTTATTCTTCTTCTGTACGTATCGGTGGCGATAAGTTTGACGATGCCATTATCAATTACGTACGTCGTAACTTTGGTAGTTTAATTGGCGAAGCAACCGCTGAGCGTATTAAACATGAAATTGGTTCAGCCTACCCAGGTGAAGAAGTATTAGAAATTGAAGTACGTGGCCGTAACTTAGCTGAAGGTGTTCCTCGTAGTTTTACGTTGAACAGCAATGAAATATTAGAAGCACTACAAGAACCACTAACCGGCATTGTTAGTGCTATTATGGTTGCTTTAGAGCAAGCGCCACCAGAACTAGCCTCTGACATTTCAGAACGTGGTATGGTACTTACTGGTGGTGGTGCATTATTACGTGACTTGGATCGTTTATTAATGGAAGAAACGGGCATTCCTGTTGTCGTTGCTGATGATCCACTTACGTGTGTGGCACTCGGTGGTGGTAAAGCGCTTGAGATGATTGATATGCACGGCGGCGATTTATTCTCTTATGAATAAGTAACCTTCCGTCTGTCGTTGTAGGGTAAATTTAGCGGGTAGAAGTACTTATTGACTGATGTCATCTTGTATCTATTACTTAAATTTACCTATGTAGTTTAACGATGACCATTCCCTAAATAAATTTTAGGTTTATATGAATCCAATATTTAAACATGGCCCTTCCCCTCAGCACCGACTCTTGTTGGTGCTGTTTTGTTCTGTGTCTTTAATTTTTTTCGATCACAAAATGAATAGCTTTGAAAATATTCGAGGTTATTTACAGTCTCTGGTCAGCCCCTTACAGTATTTAGCGACGACTCCTAAGCAAGTCATGACTTGGGCTGCCGAAAATATTGTTACGCGGCGACAACTACTCAGTGATAACCAGCAATATAAAGTTGAAGAATTGCGTTTTCATCAACAACTATTAGAACTTGAAATTATCAAGAAAGAAAATAAGCGGTTGCGTTTATTACTGGCGTCGCCGATACGTGGTGAAGTAAAGAAAATGGTCGCTGAAATAATATCAGTCGACTCTGATCCGTATAGTCAGCAAGTCGTTATTAACCGTGGCAGTGATGATGGTGTCTTTGAAGGTCAACCTGTTATTGACGATGAAGGTATTGTTGGGCAAGTATTACATGTGGGTATTAATAGTAGTCGGGTTATTTTAATTACTGATGTTACCCATGCCGTACCTGTTAGAGTTAGTCGAAATGGTGTGCGTTTAGTCGCTTCAGGAACAGGACAAATAGACAGATTAACCCATAATTTTGTGCAACACAGTACGGATGTTCGCACGGGTGATTTATTAGTAACTTCAGGTCTTGGTGATAAGTACCCTGAAGGGTATCCTGTTGCACGAGTGACCAAAGTTTCACAGAATGATGCAAATGCCTTTGCTTTAGTACAAAGTCAGCCGGT from Colwellia sp. PAMC 20917 includes these protein-coding regions:
- a CDS encoding rod shape-determining protein — its product is MFKKLRGMFSNDLSIDLGTANTLIYVKDQGIVLNEPSVVAIRQDRSGGSKSVAAVGSAAKQMLGRTPGNIEAIRPMKDGVIANFFVTEKMLQYFIKQVHSNNFLRPSPRVLVCVPCGSTQVERRAIRESALGAGAREVYLIDEPMAAAIGAGMPVSEATGSMVVDIGGGTTEVGIISLNGVVYSSSVRIGGDKFDDAIINYVRRNFGSLIGEATAERIKHEIGSAYPGEEVLEIEVRGRNLAEGVPRSFTLNSNEILEALQEPLTGIVSAIMVALEQAPPELASDISERGMVLTGGGALLRDLDRLLMEETGIPVVVADDPLTCVALGGGKALEMIDMHGGDLFSYE
- the mreC gene encoding rod shape-determining protein MreC, with translation MNPIFKHGPSPQHRLLLVLFCSVSLIFFDHKMNSFENIRGYLQSLVSPLQYLATTPKQVMTWAAENIVTRRQLLSDNQQYKVEELRFHQQLLELEIIKKENKRLRLLLASPIRGEVKKMVAEIISVDSDPYSQQVVINRGSDDGVFEGQPVIDDEGIVGQVLHVGINSSRVILITDVTHAVPVRVSRNGVRLVASGTGQIDRLTHNFVQHSTDVRTGDLLVTSGLGDKYPEGYPVARVTKVSQNDANAFALVQSQPVAKIDRLRYLLLLWPEKASEIFAPSQKVVTPNVPDNKKSEDNTGLNNVDT